A portion of the Paenibacillus marchantiae genome contains these proteins:
- a CDS encoding exonuclease SbcCD subunit D: MRILHTGDWHLGKTLEGRSRLREQEDFVDELVRLADEQQADAILMAGDVYDSVNPPASAEQLFYEAAARLTEQGRPLVVIAGNHDQPERVASVTPLVNRQGITLVGMPSSEAVTIHAKRTGETAQIAALPYPSEARLNELLTTDGDENVLRQAYSRRVGMLMQRLAASFRPDTVNLAMSHIYVLGGVESDSERPIQVGGAYTVDPSALSTGAQYTALGHLHRAQAVKGEGVIRYSGSPLAYSFSEAGQSKSVTMVDVAPGGAANVEEVLLTSGRPLVRWKARGGLAEVYRWLDEGRDPQAFIDMEVWLDDAMSLKEIQQLRKSHDGIIHIRPVYPEMAAAGLLEQRSELPVHELFRKFYQRQTGGALPEDSLVQLFLELVDEDEPGVREEVEGN; the protein is encoded by the coding sequence ATGCGTATTTTGCACACAGGGGACTGGCATCTGGGGAAAACGCTGGAGGGACGGAGCCGGCTGCGAGAGCAGGAGGATTTTGTGGATGAGCTTGTTAGACTCGCGGATGAGCAGCAGGCAGATGCCATATTGATGGCTGGAGACGTGTATGATTCTGTAAATCCGCCTGCATCGGCGGAACAGCTTTTTTATGAGGCTGCGGCGCGTCTGACAGAACAAGGAAGACCACTTGTGGTAATTGCCGGGAACCATGATCAGCCGGAGCGAGTGGCTTCGGTAACCCCGCTTGTGAACAGACAGGGAATTACACTTGTAGGTATGCCTTCTTCAGAAGCAGTCACTATCCATGCGAAGAGAACTGGAGAGACTGCGCAGATTGCTGCATTGCCATACCCCTCGGAAGCGCGACTGAATGAACTGCTGACAACGGATGGGGATGAGAATGTGCTTCGCCAGGCATACAGTCGCCGGGTTGGCATGTTAATGCAGCGTCTGGCTGCTTCTTTTCGTCCGGATACGGTGAATTTGGCAATGAGTCATATTTATGTTCTGGGCGGAGTGGAAAGTGATTCGGAACGTCCCATTCAGGTAGGGGGCGCCTATACGGTTGACCCTTCTGCATTGTCGACAGGTGCGCAATATACAGCACTGGGGCATCTCCATCGTGCGCAGGCAGTTAAAGGAGAAGGTGTGATTCGTTATAGTGGCTCTCCACTGGCCTACAGTTTCTCCGAAGCGGGGCAGAGTAAGTCCGTCACCATGGTTGATGTGGCACCAGGAGGCGCCGCAAACGTGGAAGAAGTGCTGTTGACCTCCGGACGTCCCCTTGTACGCTGGAAGGCGCGTGGCGGTCTGGCTGAGGTTTATCGGTGGCTGGATGAAGGGCGTGATCCTCAGGCTTTTATTGATATGGAAGTATGGCTGGATGACGCCATGTCTCTGAAAGAAATTCAGCAGCTCCGTAAGTCGCATGACGGGATCATCCATATCCGTCCGGTGTATCCCGAGATGGCAGCCGCAGGGCTTTTGGAGCAACGATCCGAGCTTCCGGTACATGAGCTTTTCCGCAAATTTTATCAGCGTCAGACAGGTGGGGCATTACCTGAAGACAGTCTGGTTCAACTGTTCCTGGAACTCGTAGATGAGGACGAGCCGGGCGTGCGTGAGGAGGTCGAGGGGAATTGA
- a CDS encoding NfeD family protein, translated as MLMMLLTLLLPVWIGSPSAHAAEKSGAVYIIPVDKPIEQGLGKFMERGFKEAEEMNAGLIVLDINTPGGRVDTAEELGTLIKESPVETVAFVRGDAASAGSFLALNADKIVMSPGSMIGAAAMVDSTGKHVDDPKLVAFWKSKMQGAAEKSGRDGKIAAGMTDVNMVVEMPEINKTKQKGEIIALSAEEALKVGYADHISNTPEEAAAWLGYSQDDVFTVQRTAAENISTFLTNPVVMTVLLFLGIAGVIIELIVPGFGVPGIVGIVCFVLYFSGNYIAGFAGAETWVLFTVGLIMMILEMFIPSFGILGILGSIALVAGVVRAAYDTSDAFISLGIAFGAALVVIAIVVILFKDRGIWNRFILSDRLSADQGYSSATERKELIGLQGISLTPLRPSGTAILNGERVDVVSDGDFIPIDTPIIVIKAEGTRIVVQQALPV; from the coding sequence ATGCTCATGATGCTACTGACGCTGCTGCTTCCTGTCTGGATTGGATCACCGTCAGCGCATGCAGCTGAGAAAAGTGGCGCCGTATATATCATTCCGGTGGATAAACCAATCGAGCAGGGACTTGGCAAGTTTATGGAACGCGGGTTCAAAGAAGCAGAAGAGATGAATGCTGGCCTGATCGTTCTGGATATCAATACGCCGGGAGGGCGTGTCGACACGGCAGAAGAACTGGGTACATTAATTAAGGAAAGCCCAGTTGAAACCGTTGCATTTGTCCGTGGAGATGCTGCCTCGGCCGGAAGTTTTCTGGCTTTGAATGCAGATAAGATCGTAATGTCGCCAGGGAGTATGATTGGTGCGGCAGCGATGGTAGACAGCACGGGTAAACATGTTGATGATCCGAAGCTGGTTGCATTCTGGAAGAGCAAGATGCAGGGAGCGGCTGAGAAAAGTGGCCGTGACGGCAAAATTGCAGCCGGAATGACGGATGTTAACATGGTCGTGGAGATGCCTGAGATTAATAAAACTAAGCAAAAAGGTGAAATTATTGCTCTCTCGGCCGAAGAAGCGCTGAAAGTGGGCTATGCGGACCATATCAGCAACACGCCGGAAGAAGCTGCAGCTTGGCTTGGTTACAGTCAGGATGATGTGTTCACTGTTCAGAGAACAGCTGCAGAGAACATATCCACATTTCTCACCAATCCTGTCGTCATGACGGTATTGCTATTCCTCGGAATAGCCGGTGTGATCATTGAGTTGATTGTACCTGGGTTCGGAGTGCCTGGTATTGTTGGTATCGTGTGCTTTGTGCTTTATTTCTCAGGGAACTACATTGCCGGTTTTGCCGGAGCGGAGACATGGGTGTTATTCACTGTCGGACTCATCATGATGATCCTCGAGATGTTTATCCCGAGCTTCGGTATTCTGGGGATTTTGGGATCGATTGCGCTTGTCGCTGGTGTCGTGCGAGCCGCCTATGATACAAGTGATGCATTTATATCGTTAGGTATTGCTTTTGGAGCCGCGCTGGTAGTCATTGCAATTGTTGTTATTCTGTTTAAGGATCGAGGCATATGGAATCGATTCATATTAAGTGACAGGCTGTCTGCTGATCAAGGATACTCTTCGGCGACAGAACGCAAAGAGTTGATCGGTTTGCAGGGCATCAGTTTGACTCCACTTCGTCCCTCGGGAACAGCGATACTTAACGGAGAGCGTGTCGATGTGGTGTCGGATGGAGATTTCATTCCGATTGATACACCAATTATTGTGATCAAAGCGGAAGGTACCCGGATTGTGGTTCAACAAGCATTACCGGTGTAA
- the rpsU gene encoding 30S ribosomal protein S21 — protein MSETKVRKNETIDAALRRFKRSIAKDGVLAEVKKRKHYEKPSVKRKKKSEAARKRKF, from the coding sequence GTGTCTGAAACTAAAGTTCGCAAAAACGAGACTATTGATGCTGCACTTCGTCGCTTTAAACGTTCCATCGCAAAAGATGGCGTATTGGCTGAGGTGAAGAAACGTAAGCATTATGAGAAGCCAAGCGTAAAGCGCAAGAAAAAGTCCGAGGCTGCTCGTAAGAGAAAGTTTTAG
- a CDS encoding histidine triad nucleotide-binding protein, with protein MDCLFCKIVEGSIPSNKVLENDHVIVFHDIQPAAPTHVLVIPKKHIASMNEVTAEDLPLIGEIHLAAQEAAKRLGVEETGYRLINNCGKDGEQTVHHLHYHLLGGTRLGVLTSLSDSHK; from the coding sequence ATGGATTGCTTATTTTGCAAAATTGTAGAGGGCAGCATTCCCTCCAATAAGGTACTGGAGAATGACCATGTCATCGTCTTTCATGACATCCAGCCCGCTGCACCGACCCATGTACTCGTTATTCCCAAGAAACATATTGCTTCCATGAATGAAGTAACGGCGGAAGACTTGCCGTTGATCGGTGAGATTCATTTGGCTGCGCAGGAAGCGGCCAAGCGTCTCGGCGTGGAAGAAACAGGTTACCGACTGATTAATAACTGCGGCAAGGATGGAGAACAAACCGTTCATCATCTGCACTATCATTTGCTTGGTGGGACCCGACTTGGCGTGTTGACAAGTTTGTCAGACTCACACAAATAA
- a CDS encoding GatB/YqeY domain-containing protein, producing MNLSERLNEDMKQAMKSKDKFKLSNIRLIRSTIKNLEIDLKRDLDDNEVLDILSREIKQRKDALQEFDKAGREDLAANAKAEIELLSQYLPAQLTEEEIKVIVQQTIQETGASSKAEMGKVMSALMPKVKGKADGKLVNQAVQQFLQ from the coding sequence ATGAATCTTAGCGAACGATTGAACGAAGATATGAAGCAAGCGATGAAGAGCAAGGACAAGTTCAAGCTCTCCAACATTCGGTTGATTCGTTCGACGATCAAGAATCTTGAAATAGATTTGAAAAGAGATTTGGATGATAACGAAGTGCTTGATATTCTGAGTCGTGAAATCAAACAGCGCAAAGATGCCCTCCAAGAATTTGACAAAGCGGGCCGTGAAGACCTCGCGGCAAATGCAAAAGCGGAAATTGAATTACTCAGTCAGTACCTTCCCGCACAGCTTACCGAAGAAGAAATTAAAGTTATTGTACAGCAGACCATCCAGGAAACCGGTGCTTCTTCGAAAGCCGAGATGGGGAAAGTCATGTCTGCCCTTATGCCGAAAGTCAAAGGCAAAGCGGATGGCAAACTGGTAAATCAAGCAGTTCAACAATTTCTGCAATAA
- the floA gene encoding flotillin-like protein FloA (flotillin-like protein involved in membrane lipid rafts) has product MEPTLITVLLIAVVAIIVLSVFFSFFPVMLWISALASGVRVGIITLVAMRLRRVTPSRIVNPLIKATKAGLQLTMNQLESHFLAGGNVDRVVNALIAAQRANIPLEFERAAAIDLAGRDVLQAVQMSVNPRVIETPIVSAVAKDGIEVKVRARVTVRANIDRLVGGAGEETIIARVGEGIVSTNGSSNSHKDVLENPDLISRTVLSKGLDAGTAFEILSIDIADVDVGKNIGAFLQTEQAEADKRIAQAKAEERRAMAVAQEQEMKARVVEMRARVVESESQVPLAMAEALRSGKIGVMDYMNLKNIEADTQMRNTLGKPGENTNSNDHGDSKNGR; this is encoded by the coding sequence ATGGAACCAACCTTGATTACGGTTTTACTTATTGCGGTAGTTGCGATTATCGTATTGAGCGTATTCTTCAGCTTTTTCCCGGTTATGCTCTGGATCTCAGCCCTTGCATCGGGCGTACGCGTGGGGATTATCACGCTGGTAGCGATGAGACTAAGACGTGTAACACCTAGCAGGATCGTAAATCCACTGATTAAAGCAACCAAAGCTGGACTTCAATTGACAATGAATCAACTGGAGAGTCACTTCCTAGCCGGTGGTAACGTAGACCGAGTGGTCAACGCCCTGATTGCTGCACAACGTGCGAACATTCCACTCGAATTTGAACGTGCTGCTGCGATCGACCTTGCGGGTCGTGACGTATTGCAAGCCGTACAGATGAGTGTAAACCCACGTGTTATTGAAACGCCGATTGTTTCTGCGGTAGCCAAAGATGGTATCGAAGTTAAAGTAAGAGCGCGGGTTACGGTTCGTGCCAATATTGACCGCCTCGTCGGTGGTGCGGGTGAAGAGACGATTATTGCCCGTGTCGGTGAAGGTATCGTAAGTACAAACGGTTCCTCGAATTCCCATAAAGACGTCCTGGAAAATCCGGATCTGATCTCCCGTACCGTATTGTCCAAAGGTCTGGATGCAGGTACCGCTTTTGAAATCCTGTCTATTGATATCGCGGACGTGGATGTAGGTAAAAACATTGGTGCCTTCCTGCAAACGGAGCAGGCAGAGGCTGACAAACGTATTGCACAGGCAAAAGCGGAAGAGCGCCGCGCAATGGCCGTAGCCCAAGAACAAGAGATGAAAGCGCGCGTAGTGGAAATGAGAGCGCGTGTAGTTGAATCCGAATCCCAAGTACCTCTTGCTATGGCTGAAGCACTCCGTAGCGGTAAAATTGGTGTAATGGACTACATGAACCTGAAAAACATTGAAGCAGATACTCAAATGCGCAACACATTAGGAAAACCTGGTGAAAATACAAACTCCAACGATCACGGTGATTCCAAAAACGGAAGATAG
- a CDS encoding AAA family ATPase: MKPILLKVAGLQSYRETQEIDFTVLTETGLFGIFGPTGSGKSSLLDAITLAMYGKVERAVNGTQGIMNHAEDSLSVAFTFELVSAEGTRRFRVERRFKRNNEVSVSNTISKFIETVNGEEQVLADKLADVNRCVEDVIGLKMDDFTRAVVLPQGKFAEFLSLKGSERRQMLQRLFHLEKYGDQLAIKLSRRVKDNDMVHQSLAAEQQGLGNASKETLAETELLLQAAVKKSELSRKTLDEAMKEAEQLGKVRELSHERQVRMEEHEKLKARAPQIEAGEQRLKLAGAADAILPSLQTMRDAAAQQKLREDTAGIAHQQAVEHERLSVLEAEKAETARVQMAEEEPKLLLRLEQLEQAKELQRERDGLREDSTRLKQLLDKGQAEQSVIGQQLEKEKELQQRGRKRREELQESLKPNEVKSEERRQLQAALELKHRLDTAAEQLRQNKAEMEANKQSAEQGADRLKLAVQEESRLSEQRQHLIEQAAVGLEALLACEQDIGREQSLLARAEEQLRGTMREQELHRLSSALRAELRDGEPCPVCGSAHHPLPAAPPGEGPPAGDADLELLRSLHAELQELRFGLRQQLHERRSLLTQLGAAAGEAPATAEAAPAAAKPEPAGSPVHGRSPADWAERAAALREAARALAAAAAPLQAEAAALQQAAVGAQQRRMEAAAAQEAGQAGLAQAERRLAESEAAAAALHGRWAAELPGIVQEQAMALHQAMQERDARAEDIKERLNKSVTFLEEKEQLVQSLQQKLVELDKQLIQWQTEWQGNSKQLAEKEERLRQWVGEQRVEDLIAAAQTRLDGLRKIAADSAQRFKEADVLKQESAKKDVMAQQAAASAAEHLQQAQERWKQLMEQSPFDSENDVVEAALPSQEAERLAAEIQQHRERDRELISQLRELEQKLGGVVVSEEQWLACSERLKLSRAEDEAALRAKARAERDLEDVQQRHVRWTELENKRVEVSRQGEMLSKLQAAFRGNAFVEYIAEEQLMQVSQAASQRLRFLTKQRYSLEVDSGGGFVICDDANGGVKRPVSTLSGGETFLTSLSLALALSAQIQLRGQYPLQFFFLDEGFGTLDPELLDTVITSLEKLHDDRLAVGIISHVPELRARLPRKLVVIPAGEAGAGSRVVLETL, encoded by the coding sequence TTGAAGCCGATTTTATTGAAAGTCGCAGGTCTGCAAAGTTATCGGGAGACTCAGGAGATTGATTTTACTGTATTGACGGAAACGGGACTGTTCGGTATTTTTGGTCCTACAGGCAGTGGGAAATCGTCTTTGCTCGACGCGATTACGCTGGCCATGTACGGAAAAGTGGAACGTGCGGTTAATGGTACCCAGGGAATCATGAACCACGCTGAGGATTCGTTGTCCGTTGCTTTTACATTTGAACTTGTATCGGCGGAAGGCACAAGAAGATTTCGGGTGGAACGACGCTTCAAACGAAACAATGAGGTATCGGTAAGCAACACAATAAGCAAATTCATTGAGACCGTCAACGGAGAGGAACAGGTGCTGGCTGATAAACTGGCAGACGTGAACCGCTGCGTTGAAGATGTCATTGGGTTGAAAATGGATGATTTTACGCGGGCCGTTGTGCTTCCACAAGGGAAATTTGCTGAGTTTCTGTCACTGAAAGGCAGTGAACGACGCCAGATGCTGCAACGTTTATTCCATCTGGAGAAGTATGGAGATCAGCTTGCCATCAAGCTCAGCCGTCGGGTGAAGGACAATGATATGGTTCATCAGTCATTGGCCGCGGAGCAGCAGGGGCTTGGGAATGCCAGCAAAGAGACGTTGGCAGAAACGGAGCTTCTTCTTCAAGCTGCTGTGAAAAAGTCTGAATTGTCACGCAAAACGCTTGATGAAGCGATGAAGGAAGCCGAGCAACTCGGTAAAGTCCGTGAGTTAAGCCATGAACGCCAGGTTCGTATGGAGGAACACGAAAAGCTGAAAGCACGTGCACCACAGATCGAAGCTGGGGAACAACGGCTGAAACTGGCCGGGGCGGCAGACGCGATACTGCCTTCATTGCAGACGATGCGTGACGCAGCAGCACAGCAGAAGTTACGTGAGGATACAGCCGGGATTGCTCACCAGCAAGCGGTGGAACATGAACGGCTGTCTGTACTGGAAGCCGAGAAGGCCGAAACGGCCCGTGTACAGATGGCTGAGGAAGAACCCAAGCTGCTGCTTCGTTTGGAACAGCTTGAACAGGCCAAGGAGTTGCAACGGGAACGGGATGGGCTACGAGAGGATAGTACCCGTCTTAAGCAGCTTTTGGACAAAGGACAGGCTGAACAGAGTGTCATCGGACAACAGCTGGAGAAGGAAAAAGAACTACAGCAGCGTGGCCGCAAACGGCGGGAAGAATTACAGGAAAGCCTGAAGCCGAATGAAGTGAAGTCCGAAGAACGCAGACAGCTGCAGGCTGCACTGGAATTGAAGCATCGGTTGGATACTGCGGCGGAGCAATTGCGCCAGAACAAGGCTGAGATGGAAGCCAATAAGCAGTCGGCTGAACAGGGGGCAGATCGGCTGAAGCTGGCTGTCCAGGAAGAGAGCCGTCTGAGTGAACAGCGTCAGCATCTAATCGAACAGGCGGCAGTGGGCCTTGAGGCCTTGCTTGCCTGTGAGCAGGACATTGGCCGCGAACAGAGCCTGCTGGCCAGGGCGGAGGAGCAGCTGCGCGGAACCATGCGTGAGCAGGAGCTGCATAGGCTCTCCTCCGCCTTGCGCGCCGAGCTGCGCGACGGCGAGCCATGCCCGGTGTGCGGCTCCGCACACCACCCGCTCCCGGCTGCGCCGCCGGGAGAAGGTCCGCCCGCAGGCGATGCGGACCTGGAACTGCTGCGCAGCCTGCACGCGGAGCTGCAGGAGCTGCGCTTTGGGCTGCGCCAGCAGCTGCACGAACGTCGCAGCCTGCTGACGCAGCTTGGCGCTGCGGCCGGCGAAGCCCCGGCCACAGCCGAGGCCGCGCCTGCGGCTGCGAAGCCAGAGCCCGCCGGTTCGCCCGTACACGGGCGCTCCCCGGCGGACTGGGCGGAGCGTGCCGCCGCACTGCGCGAAGCCGCGCGGGCGCTGGCCGCAGCCGCAGCGCCGCTGCAAGCGGAAGCCGCCGCGTTGCAGCAGGCGGCTGTGGGCGCGCAGCAGCGCCGCATGGAAGCGGCTGCTGCGCAGGAGGCAGGCCAAGCCGGACTCGCACAGGCGGAGCGCCGGTTGGCCGAGAGTGAGGCCGCCGCAGCCGCATTGCACGGCCGCTGGGCCGCGGAACTGCCCGGCATCGTTCAAGAGCAGGCCATGGCCCTTCACCAGGCGATGCAGGAGCGAGACGCGCGCGCAGAAGACATCAAGGAACGGCTGAACAAGAGCGTGACGTTCCTTGAAGAAAAGGAACAGTTGGTACAGTCCCTTCAGCAGAAGCTGGTTGAATTGGACAAACAGCTGATTCAATGGCAAACGGAATGGCAAGGCAACAGCAAACAGCTTGCCGAGAAGGAAGAACGTCTGCGTCAATGGGTTGGCGAGCAACGGGTCGAGGATTTGATTGCTGCGGCCCAGACTCGTCTGGATGGACTACGGAAAATTGCTGCCGATTCAGCACAGCGTTTCAAGGAAGCGGATGTGTTGAAACAGGAATCGGCCAAGAAGGATGTCATGGCTCAACAAGCAGCAGCCTCGGCAGCAGAGCATTTGCAGCAGGCACAGGAACGCTGGAAGCAATTGATGGAACAATCGCCATTTGATTCGGAGAATGATGTTGTGGAGGCAGCCCTCCCTTCCCAAGAAGCGGAGCGTCTTGCCGCGGAAATTCAGCAGCATCGGGAGCGTGATCGTGAACTTATTTCTCAATTGCGTGAGCTGGAACAAAAATTGGGCGGAGTCGTTGTATCCGAGGAACAATGGTTGGCATGCTCAGAGCGACTGAAACTGTCTCGTGCAGAGGATGAAGCAGCTCTTAGAGCCAAGGCGCGTGCAGAGCGGGATCTGGAAGATGTGCAGCAGCGACACGTTCGCTGGACCGAGTTGGAGAACAAACGGGTAGAAGTGAGCAGACAAGGTGAGATGCTTAGCAAACTGCAAGCAGCTTTCAGAGGTAATGCATTTGTCGAGTATATTGCAGAAGAACAACTGATGCAGGTAAGTCAGGCTGCTTCACAGCGTCTGCGCTTCCTGACCAAACAACGTTATTCACTTGAGGTGGATTCAGGCGGGGGCTTTGTCATCTGTGACGATGCAAACGGTGGAGTTAAACGTCCGGTGTCCACCTTGTCTGGTGGAGAGACGTTCCTGACCTCATTGTCACTGGCCCTGGCTCTGTCTGCCCAGATTCAGCTGCGCGGTCAGTATCCGCTGCAATTCTTCTTCCTGGATGAAGGGTTTGGCACATTGGACCCTGAACTGCTGGATACCGTCATTACATCGTTAGAAAAATTGCATGATGACCGTCTTGCCGTCGGTATTATCAGCCACGTTCCGGAGCTGCGAGCACGCTTGCCACGCAAACTTGTAGTTATTCCAGCGGGCGAGGCCGGAGCTGGCTCTCGCGTAGTATTGGAAACATTATAG